The Coffea arabica cultivar ET-39 unplaced genomic scaffold, Coffea Arabica ET-39 HiFi ptg000046l, whole genome shotgun sequence genome includes a region encoding these proteins:
- the LOC113731679 gene encoding uncharacterized protein — MEERDKEKAKGSERWTAAITNLSEIAANLDSLQKLLMKKAVYVDEETFAKASLSSEQARTIKVLEQRVETLERELDAAISAAARARNEKRQAEAAQKAAELRALEVTRELENTTKVFELHMEELRAKQEEISKRDNEIKLLEAIIQTLGGRESLK; from the exons atggaagaaagagACAAGGAAAAGGCGAAAGGAAGCGAGAGATGGACTGCAGCGATCACGAATTTATCAGAGATAGCGGCTAATCTCGATTCACTTCAGAAGCTACTAATGAAGAAGGCTGTATATGTTGACGAAGAGACTTTCGCCAAAGCCTCTCTCAGCTCTGAGCAAGCTCGAACTATCAAG GTTCTTGAACAAAGAGTTGAGACCTTGGAACGGGAGTTAGATGCTGCCATATCTGCTGCAGCCCGTGCACGAAATGAAAAACGACAGGCTGAGGCAGCACAGAAAGCTGCCGAACTACGTGCTTTGGAGGTTACGAGAGAGCTTGAGAACACTACAa aaGTATTTGAATTGCACATGGAAGAGTTGCGAGCAAAGCAAGAAGAAATTTCTAAGCGGGACAATGAAATTAAGCTCCTAGAAGCTATAATTCAGACACTCGGAGGCAGAGAGTCACTCAAATGA